One Candidatus Paceibacterota bacterium DNA segment encodes these proteins:
- a CDS encoding DoxX family membrane protein translates to MKHPIFWLRIALGWLFAYAGIVKIINPAWSAAGYLMSAKTFSGFYAWLAGPSMIGITNLLNEWGLLLVGLGLLSGVLARPAAYAGALMMVLYYFPVLDFPYIGEHSLLVDEHIIYAFALLLIARAPSLGPILRIPRRS, encoded by the coding sequence ATGAAACATCCTATCTTCTGGCTTCGCATCGCGCTTGGTTGGCTTTTCGCATACGCAGGGATCGTGAAGATCATCAACCCCGCATGGAGTGCGGCGGGCTATTTGATGAGCGCAAAAACATTTTCCGGATTCTACGCATGGCTCGCAGGACCCAGCATGATCGGTATCACCAACCTCCTCAATGAGTGGGGCCTTTTGTTGGTTGGCCTCGGGCTTTTGAGCGGCGTGCTCGCCCGCCCCGCAGCATACGCAGGCGCACTCATGATGGTCCTCTACTACTTCCCTGTTCTCGATTTCCCTTACATTGGCGAACACTCCTTGTTAGTGGATGAGCACATCATCTACGCATTCGCACTCCTCCTCATCGCGCGAGCACCGTCGCTCGGCCCCATTCTACGCATCCCTAGACGCTCCTAA